A single Camelus ferus isolate YT-003-E chromosome 3, BCGSAC_Cfer_1.0, whole genome shotgun sequence DNA region contains:
- the LOC102505824 gene encoding olfactory receptor 2T11: MKNGTSSSDFILLGLLVNPRSTGIVFEVIFAIFVVAVTANLVMIFLIQVDSRLHTPMYFLLSQLSIMDTLFICTTVPKLLVDMVSKEKTISFAACGIQIFLYLTMIGSEFFLLGLMAYDRYVAVCNPLRYPALMNRKVCLLLAAGAWFGGSLDGFLLTPITMNVPYCGSRSIDHFFCEIPAVLRLACADTSLYETLMYICCVLMLLIPISIISTSYSLILLTVHRMHSAEGRKKAFATCSSHLTVVSIFYGAAFYTYVLPQAFHTPEQDKVVSAFYTIVTPMLNPLIYSLRNKAVMGAFKKILAQCLSAPKVSTSDG, translated from the coding sequence GAAGTACAGGGATTGTCTTTGAGGTCATCTTCGCTATTTTTGTGGTGGCTGTAACTGCAAATTTGGTCATGATATTCTTGATTCAGGTGGACTCCCGCCTCCACACGCCCATGTACTTTCTGCTAAGCCAGCTGTCCATCATGGACACCCTTTTCATTTGTACCACTGTCCCAAAGCTCCTGGTAGACATGGTTTCTAAAGAGAAGACCATTTCCTTTGCAGCCTGTGGCATCCAGATCTTCCTCTACTTGACCATGATTGGCTCAGAGTTCTTCCTGTTGGGCctcatggcctatgaccgctacgtggctGTCTGCAACCCTCTTAGGTACCCAGCCCTGATGAACCGCAAAGTGTGTCTTCTTCTGGCTGCTGGAGCCTGGTTCGGTGGGTCCTTGGATGGCTTTCTGCTCACCCCAATCACCATGAATGTCCCCTACTGCGGCTCCCGCAGTATCGACCATTTCTTCTGCGAGATCCCTGCAGTTCTCAGACTGGCCTGTGCTGACACATCCTTGTACGAAACCTTGATGTACATCTGCTGTGTACTCATGCTGCTCATCCCCATCTCGATTATCTCCACCTCATACTCCCTCATCTTGTTGACCGTCCACCGTATGCACTCGGCTGAGGGCAGGAAGAAGGCCTTTGCCACGTGTTCTTCCCACTTGACTGTAGTCAGCATCTTCTATGGGGCTGCCTTCTACACGTATGTGCTGCCCCAGGCATTTCACACCCCTGAGCAGGACAAGGTGGTATCAGCCTTCTATACCATCGTCACACCCATGCTCAATCCTCTCATCTACAGCCTCAGAAACAAAGCTGTCATGGGGgcatttaaaaagatacttgcacAATGCTTATCTGCTCCGAAAGTATCCACAAGTGATGGTTAG